One Streptococcus sp. zg-86 DNA window includes the following coding sequences:
- a CDS encoding redoxin family protein, whose protein sequence is MKTKTLLLASLLSVGLLTACSTQKADDMKKSDESAMMKKDEKMSDEKKDMKDEKMSDKDDMKKDEMKEGESKMMNDGKPAPDFSLEGVDGKTYNLSDFKGKKVYLKFWASWCSICLSTLRDTDDLASQVENKDYVILTVVSPDHMGEKSAEDFKKWYDGLDYTHTPVLLDSSGKLLQEYGVRAYPTSAFIGSDGVLVEVHPGFMDKAGIEDKLKEIK, encoded by the coding sequence ATGAAAACCAAAACCTTATTGCTTGCTAGTCTCTTATCAGTTGGACTATTAACAGCCTGCTCTACTCAAAAGGCAGATGATATGAAAAAATCAGATGAGAGTGCAATGATGAAAAAAGATGAGAAAATGTCTGACGAAAAGAAAGACATGAAAGACGAAAAGATGTCTGATAAAGATGATATGAAAAAAGACGAAATGAAAGAAGGAGAAAGTAAGATGATGAACGATGGAAAACCAGCCCCTGATTTTAGTCTAGAAGGTGTAGACGGCAAGACCTATAACCTATCTGATTTTAAAGGGAAAAAAGTCTATCTAAAATTCTGGGCATCATGGTGTTCCATTTGTCTATCAACTTTACGGGATACAGATGACCTTGCAAGTCAAGTAGAAAACAAGGATTATGTCATTTTAACCGTCGTTTCTCCAGATCACATGGGTGAAAAGTCTGCAGAAGATTTCAAAAAATGGTATGATGGACTTGACTATACACACACTCCAGTTCTTCTTGATTCAAGTGGTAAATTATTGCAGGAATACGGTGTTCGTGCCTATCCAACCTCTGCCTTTATCGGTAGCGATGGTGTCTTAGTAGAAGTTCATCCAGGATTTATGGATAAAGCTGGTATCGAAGACAAGCTAAAAGAGATTAAATAG
- the msrB gene encoding peptide-methionine (R)-S-oxide reductase MsrB, protein MIDKSKVFLIIGGVLVLIAAFLFGSRLLNSSTASTATSQIKDTVMNQSNDVTRKEKKESMKEDIREIYLAGGCFWGVEEYFSRVAGVADAVSGYANGKGSTTKYELISQTGHAETVKVTYDKNQISLREILLHYFRIIDPTSVNKQGNDRGTQYRTGVYYTDKEDSKVIEEVFDEQAKKFDLPLAVEKGALENFVEAEEYHQDYLKKNPNGYCHINVNQASYPVIDESLYHKPSDEEIKKMLTAEEYAVTQKNDTERAFSNRYWDKFDEGIYVDIVTGEPLFSSKDKFDSGCGWPSFSKPISPDVATYKDDHSFNMVRTEVRSRVGDSHLGHVFTDGPKDKGGLRYCINSLSITFIPKAEMESKGYGYLLDYV, encoded by the coding sequence ATGATCGATAAATCTAAAGTTTTCCTCATTATTGGAGGCGTATTAGTCCTTATAGCTGCTTTCTTATTCGGGAGTCGTTTACTGAACTCATCCACAGCATCAACAGCGACTTCTCAAATAAAGGATACAGTGATGAATCAATCAAATGATGTGACAAGAAAGGAAAAGAAAGAGTCTATGAAAGAAGATATCAGAGAAATTTATTTAGCAGGTGGTTGTTTCTGGGGCGTAGAAGAATACTTCTCACGCGTTGCAGGAGTAGCAGATGCCGTATCTGGTTATGCCAATGGAAAAGGAAGTACAACTAAGTATGAATTGATTAGTCAGACAGGCCATGCGGAGACAGTAAAAGTAACCTATGATAAAAATCAAATTTCCTTACGTGAAATCTTGCTCCATTATTTCCGCATTATCGACCCGACTAGTGTCAATAAACAAGGAAATGACCGTGGAACACAGTATCGGACAGGTGTCTATTATACAGATAAAGAGGATTCAAAGGTTATTGAAGAAGTCTTTGACGAACAAGCAAAGAAATTTGACCTCCCCCTTGCTGTTGAAAAAGGTGCCTTGGAAAACTTCGTAGAAGCAGAAGAATACCACCAAGACTACCTGAAGAAAAATCCGAATGGCTACTGCCATATCAACGTCAACCAAGCGAGCTATCCTGTCATTGACGAAAGTTTGTACCACAAACCAAGCGATGAGGAAATTAAGAAAATGTTGACGGCAGAAGAGTACGCTGTGACTCAAAAAAATGACACAGAACGTGCCTTTTCAAACCGCTACTGGGATAAGTTTGATGAAGGGATTTATGTTGATATTGTGACGGGTGAGCCACTATTTTCTTCCAAAGATAAGTTTGATTCCGGTTGTGGCTGGCCAAGTTTTTCAAAACCAATCAGCCCAGATGTAGCAACTTACAAGGACGATCATAGCTTCAATATGGTACGGACAGAAGTTAGAAGCCGTGTTGGCGATTCTCATTTAGGACATGTCTTTACAGACGGTCCAAAAGACAAGGGTGGTTTGCGTTACTGCATCAACAGTCTTTCTATTACCTTCATTCCAAAAGCAGAAATGGAAAGTAAAGGCTACGGCTACCTCTTAGATTATGTGTAG
- a CDS encoding response regulator transcription factor, whose product MYKLMIVEDEYLVRQGISSLLDFEKLGMEVLAEAENGVEAWEFFQKEQADILLTDINMPQMNGIRLAQLVREQYPETHIVFLTGYDDFDYALSAVKLGADDYLLKPFSKTDVEEMLVKVKMKLDKEEKRQQISDLVEQSETSSLAQLIQERLADQDLSLKSLAQDLGFSSSHLSVVLKKELGLPFQDYLIQERMKRAKLLLLTTDLKIYEIAEQVGFEDMNYFSQRFKQIVGVTPRQFKKGEQR is encoded by the coding sequence ATGTATAAACTCATGATTGTAGAAGACGAATACCTTGTTCGACAAGGGATTTCATCCTTGCTTGATTTTGAAAAATTGGGGATGGAAGTTTTAGCAGAAGCAGAAAACGGTGTGGAGGCTTGGGAATTTTTCCAAAAAGAGCAGGCAGATATTCTACTAACCGACATCAATATGCCTCAGATGAACGGGATTCGCCTCGCACAGTTAGTTAGAGAGCAGTATCCAGAGACGCATATTGTGTTTTTGACCGGCTATGATGATTTTGACTATGCCCTCTCAGCTGTTAAATTGGGGGCAGATGACTATCTTCTCAAACCTTTTTCCAAGACAGATGTGGAGGAGATGCTCGTCAAAGTAAAGATGAAGCTAGATAAGGAAGAAAAGCGGCAACAAATCAGTGATTTGGTCGAGCAGAGTGAAACATCCAGTCTCGCCCAGCTCATCCAAGAACGACTAGCTGATCAGGATTTATCACTCAAGTCTTTAGCACAGGACTTGGGATTTAGCTCCTCGCATCTCAGTGTGGTTTTGAAAAAAGAACTGGGCCTGCCCTTTCAGGACTATCTCATTCAGGAGCGGATGAAACGGGCTAAGTTACTGCTATTGACAACAGATTTAAAGATTTATGAAATAGCGGAGCAAGTCGGCTTTGAAGATATGAATTATTTTTCGCAGCGCTTCAAGCAGATTGTGGGTGTGACACCTCGTCAATTTAAAAAAGGAGAGCAGAGATGA
- a CDS encoding cache domain-containing sensor histidine kinase, with the protein MKRFSLFVQLVVYVAVTMLLLLGIVGAGYYHTSSDVIRETTEQSTQHTISQSGQFVQSYLEKLKETTSSLANHELVKTYAGDATVENERALRKLLGTILSTDRDLVSAVLVTKSGHLVSTDEAVSMKTSSDMMKEAWYQAAIHEHAMPVVTPARQNLSEANEKWVVSVTQEVVDSKGDNLAVVRLDIAYDTLTAYLDSLQLGEKGFTFIVNSNHEFVYHPKKSVYSSSEEMKALEPYIQEKNGYVDQDSSYVYQYQIPQSDWVMIGVSSMENLHQLQGQVLTSFVGTGLVALGICLLGIWFILRHWIKPLRALQETILAIGNGNASLRANEQGAPELVDLAHQFNRMLDQIDKLMLAVKEEEQNVRKYELQALSSQINPHFLYNTLDTIVWMAEFNNSEKVVEVTKSLAKYFRLALNQGNEQIALKDEIDHVRQYLFIQKQRYGDKLTYEIEEDTRFDDFQLPKLVLQPLVENAIYHGIKEIKGQGLVRVFVEEREDFLVVSIYDNGRGFIAHDTTENLLVKLGGVGLKNVDQRLRLQFGQGYHMEIDSKSDSHTRISLFFPKK; encoded by the coding sequence ATGAAGCGGTTTTCTCTTTTTGTTCAGTTAGTGGTTTATGTGGCTGTTACCATGTTATTGCTGCTTGGTATTGTCGGTGCTGGTTACTATCATACGAGTTCGGATGTGATTCGAGAAACGACTGAGCAGAGTACACAACATACCATTTCCCAAAGCGGTCAATTTGTCCAGTCTTATTTAGAAAAATTAAAAGAAACGACCAGTAGTTTGGCAAACCATGAACTAGTCAAGACTTACGCAGGAGATGCAACTGTAGAAAATGAGAGAGCGTTAAGAAAACTATTGGGCACGATTTTATCAACAGATCGTGATTTGGTATCTGCCGTTCTCGTCACTAAATCAGGCCACCTAGTATCAACAGATGAAGCAGTTAGTATGAAAACCTCCAGTGACATGATGAAAGAAGCTTGGTACCAAGCCGCTATTCATGAACATGCCATGCCGGTTGTCACTCCTGCACGCCAAAATCTTTCTGAAGCCAATGAGAAATGGGTGGTGTCTGTCACCCAAGAAGTGGTGGATAGCAAGGGAGACAATCTAGCGGTTGTCCGTCTTGATATTGCTTATGATACTTTGACGGCTTATCTCGATAGCTTACAGCTCGGAGAAAAAGGCTTTACCTTTATTGTCAATAGCAATCATGAATTTGTCTATCATCCAAAGAAGAGTGTCTATTCATCTAGTGAGGAGATGAAAGCCCTAGAACCCTATATCCAAGAAAAGAATGGCTATGTTGACCAGGATAGTTCCTACGTTTATCAGTACCAGATCCCCCAGAGTGATTGGGTCATGATTGGGGTTTCTTCTATGGAAAATCTTCACCAACTGCAAGGTCAAGTGTTGACATCTTTTGTAGGAACGGGGCTGGTTGCCTTGGGAATTTGTCTTTTAGGAATTTGGTTCATTTTACGGCATTGGATTAAGCCTTTGCGGGCTTTACAGGAAACGATTTTGGCCATTGGAAATGGAAATGCCAGTTTACGAGCCAATGAGCAAGGGGCACCAGAATTGGTTGATTTGGCTCATCAATTTAACCGCATGCTGGATCAGATTGACAAATTGATGCTGGCAGTCAAAGAAGAAGAGCAAAATGTCCGCAAATACGAGCTACAAGCTCTTTCTAGTCAAATCAATCCTCATTTTCTGTACAATACCTTAGATACGATTGTCTGGATGGCGGAGTTTAATAATAGTGAGAAAGTGGTTGAGGTAACCAAATCGCTCGCCAAGTATTTCCGTTTGGCGTTAAATCAAGGCAATGAACAGATTGCCTTAAAAGATGAGATTGACCATGTACGCCAGTATCTTTTTATCCAAAAACAGCGCTACGGGGACAAACTGACCTATGAAATAGAAGAAGATACGCGCTTTGATGATTTCCAATTACCCAAGTTGGTCTTGCAGCCCTTGGTGGAAAATGCCATTTACCATGGGATTAAAGAAATCAAGGGACAGGGCTTGGTGCGCGTGTTCGTTGAAGAAAGAGAAGACTTTCTTGTCGTGTCTATCTATGATAATGGTCGTGGTTTTATTGCGCATGATACGACCGAAAATCTTCTTGTAAAACTCGGTGGTGTTGGCTTAAAAAATGTGGACCAACGCTTGCGTCTGCAGTTTGGACAAGGCTATCACATGGAAATTGATTCGAAATCAGATAGCCATACGAGAATCTCTCTTTTCTTTCCTAAAAAGTAG
- a CDS encoding CsbD family protein produces the protein MSEEKLSAKLDQVTGGLKEAAGKLVGDKKTEVEGLVEKTAGKAKELADEATDKAKELADEAKGAVEGAVEGLKNVFGK, from the coding sequence ATGTCAGAAGAAAAATTATCAGCAAAATTGGACCAAGTAACTGGTGGCTTGAAAGAAGCAGCTGGAAAATTGGTTGGCGATAAAAAAACAGAAGTAGAAGGCCTTGTAGAAAAAACAGCTGGTAAAGCAAAAGAATTGGCTGATGAAGCAACAGATAAGGCAAAAGAACTTGCCGATGAGGCAAAAGGTGCTGTTGAAGGCGCTGTAGAAGGTCTTAAAAACGTTTTTGGTAAATAA
- the nox gene encoding H2O-forming NADH oxidase codes for MSKIVVVGANHAGTACIKTMLTNYGADNEIVVFDQNSNISFLGCGMALWIGEQISGPEGLFYSDKEQLESLGAKVYMNSPVESVDYDKKEVHVLLEDGSKHVESYDKLIFATGSQPILPPIKGAEIKEGSREFEATLKNLQFVKLYQNSADVIEKLKDEDIKRVAVVGAGYIGVELAEAFERKGKEVILIDVVDTCLAGYYDRDLTDMMSKNLEDHGIQLAFGQTVQAIEGDGKVERIVTDKETFDVDMVILAVGFRPNTGLGDGKIELFRNGAFLVNKKQETSLKDVYAIGDCATVYDNSIGDTNYIALATNAVRSGIVAAHNACGTELESIGVQGSNGIAIYDLKMVSTGLTLEKAQRFGYNAAVTEFTDNQKPEFIEHDNFPVTLKIVYDKDTRVVLGAQMASKEDMSMGIHMFSLAIQEKVTIERLALLDIFFLPHFNKPYNYITMAALGAE; via the coding sequence ATGTCTAAAATCGTTGTTGTTGGTGCAAACCACGCTGGTACAGCTTGTATCAAAACTATGTTAACAAACTATGGTGCAGATAACGAAATTGTTGTATTTGACCAAAATTCAAATATTTCTTTCCTCGGTTGTGGAATGGCACTATGGATTGGTGAGCAAATCTCTGGCCCAGAAGGCTTATTCTATTCTGACAAAGAGCAATTGGAAAGCCTTGGTGCAAAAGTATACATGAACTCACCAGTTGAGTCTGTAGATTATGACAAAAAAGAAGTACATGTTCTTTTAGAAGATGGTAGCAAACATGTTGAAAGCTACGACAAATTGATTTTTGCAACTGGTTCACAACCAATCTTGCCACCAATCAAAGGTGCTGAAATCAAAGAAGGTTCACGTGAATTTGAAGCAACTCTTAAAAATCTTCAATTTGTTAAGTTGTACCAAAACTCAGCAGATGTGATTGAGAAATTGAAAGATGAAGACATCAAACGTGTAGCAGTTGTTGGTGCAGGTTATATTGGTGTTGAACTTGCAGAAGCCTTTGAACGCAAAGGGAAAGAAGTTATCTTGATTGACGTTGTGGACACTTGCTTGGCAGGTTACTACGACCGTGATTTGACAGATATGATGAGCAAGAACCTTGAAGACCACGGTATCCAATTGGCATTTGGTCAAACTGTACAAGCAATTGAAGGTGACGGCAAAGTAGAACGTATCGTAACAGATAAAGAAACATTTGATGTGGATATGGTCATCTTGGCTGTTGGTTTCCGTCCAAATACTGGTCTTGGCGATGGTAAGATTGAACTCTTCCGCAATGGTGCCTTCCTTGTAAACAAAAAACAAGAAACGAGCTTGAAAGATGTTTATGCAATCGGTGACTGTGCAACTGTCTATGACAACTCAATCGGTGATACAAACTACATCGCTCTTGCAACAAACGCTGTTCGCTCAGGTATCGTAGCAGCCCACAACGCATGTGGAACTGAATTGGAATCAATCGGTGTACAAGGTTCAAATGGTATTGCAATCTATGACCTTAAGATGGTTTCAACTGGTTTGACACTTGAAAAAGCACAACGCTTCGGTTATAATGCAGCTGTTACTGAATTTACAGATAACCAAAAACCAGAATTTATCGAACATGACAACTTCCCAGTAACCCTTAAAATCGTTTATGATAAGGATACACGTGTTGTTCTTGGAGCGCAAATGGCTTCGAAAGAAGACATGTCAATGGGTATCCACATGTTCTCATTAGCTATCCAAGAAAAAGTAACAATCGAACGCTTAGCGCTTCTTGATATCTTCTTCTTGCCACACTTCAACAAGCCATACAACTACATCACAATGGCAGCCTTGGGTGCAGAATAA
- the pcrA gene encoding DNA helicase PcrA, whose protein sequence is MNPLLNGMNDRQSEAVQTTEGPLLIMAGAGSGKTRVLTHRIAYLIDEKLVNPWNILAITFTNKAAREMKERAFALNPATQDCLIATFHSMCVRILRRDADHIGYNRNFTIVDPGEQRTLMKRILKNLNLDPKKWSERSILGTISNAKNDLIDEVAYESQAGDLYTQIVAKCYTAYQKELRMSEAVDFDDLIMLTLRLFDQHPDVLTYYQQKFQYIHVDEYQDTNHAQYQLVKLLASRFKNICVVGDADQSIYGWRGADMQNILDFEKDYPESKVVLLEENYRSTKTVLQAANDVIQNNRNRRPKNLWTQNDEGEQITYYRARDEQDEALYVATQIDEVVRAGRKYRDVAVLYRTNAQSRTIEEALLKATIPYTMVGGTKFYSRKEIRDVIAYLNVIANPADNLSFERIVNEPKRGVGPGTVDKLRDFAQMQELSLLEASQQIMLSGIRGKAAQAIFDLSHLLYQLRDQLDELSITDLVEAVLQKTGYMEALTVQATLEANARIENLQEFLSVTKHFDEESEMEGESGLDTLSRFLNDLALIADTDDGDRESSEVTLMTLHAAKGLEFPVVFLIGMEENVFPLSRAAEDEDELEEERRLAYVGITRAEKQLYLTNANSRLLFGRSSYNQPSRFIREISSNLLDYQGLARPANTAFKASYVNGQMSKFGQGMSLQQAIQSRKSQIQPRSLGEELPFGKSSSSAQTDWAVGDIAVHRKWGRGTVLEVTGSGASQELKINFPDLGLKKVLASLAPIEKAD, encoded by the coding sequence ATGAATCCGTTACTAAATGGAATGAATGATAGACAATCGGAGGCAGTTCAAACGACAGAAGGACCTTTGTTGATTATGGCAGGAGCAGGTTCTGGTAAGACACGGGTCTTGACGCACCGGATTGCCTATTTGATTGATGAAAAATTAGTCAATCCTTGGAATATTTTGGCGATTACCTTTACCAATAAGGCAGCTCGGGAGATGAAAGAGAGGGCTTTTGCGCTCAATCCTGCAACGCAAGATTGCTTGATTGCGACCTTCCACTCCATGTGTGTACGGATTTTACGCCGAGATGCTGATCACATTGGCTACAATCGCAACTTTACCATTGTCGACCCGGGTGAGCAGCGGACCTTGATGAAGCGGATTTTGAAAAATCTTAATTTAGATCCGAAAAAATGGAGTGAACGCTCCATTCTAGGTACAATTTCGAATGCCAAAAATGATTTGATTGATGAAGTAGCCTATGAAAGTCAGGCAGGTGATCTGTATACGCAGATAGTTGCTAAATGTTACACGGCCTATCAGAAAGAATTGCGTATGAGTGAGGCAGTTGATTTTGATGATTTAATCATGCTGACCCTGCGTTTATTTGATCAACATCCAGATGTACTAACCTATTATCAGCAAAAATTCCAGTATATCCATGTCGATGAGTATCAAGATACCAACCATGCCCAATACCAATTGGTCAAGCTCCTTGCTTCTCGTTTTAAAAATATCTGTGTTGTAGGAGATGCAGACCAGTCTATCTATGGCTGGCGTGGGGCGGATATGCAGAATATCCTTGATTTTGAAAAAGATTATCCAGAGAGTAAGGTCGTTTTATTAGAAGAAAATTATCGCTCGACTAAGACAGTCTTGCAAGCGGCTAATGATGTGATCCAAAACAATCGCAACCGTCGTCCGAAAAATCTCTGGACACAAAATGACGAAGGCGAGCAGATTACCTACTACCGAGCACGAGATGAGCAGGATGAGGCGCTTTATGTTGCTACTCAGATAGATGAAGTGGTACGAGCTGGTCGAAAATATCGGGATGTTGCAGTCTTGTACCGTACCAATGCCCAATCTCGTACCATTGAAGAAGCTCTTTTAAAAGCTACTATTCCCTATACCATGGTCGGTGGAACCAAGTTCTACAGCCGTAAGGAAATTCGTGATGTCATTGCCTACTTGAATGTCATTGCAAATCCTGCGGATAATCTGTCGTTTGAGCGGATTGTCAATGAGCCAAAACGTGGAGTGGGACCTGGTACGGTGGATAAACTTCGTGATTTTGCCCAAATGCAGGAGCTATCGTTACTGGAAGCAAGCCAACAGATTATGCTGTCTGGTATTAGGGGCAAGGCTGCGCAAGCTATCTTTGACTTATCCCACTTACTCTATCAGTTGCGAGACCAGTTAGATGAGCTGTCGATTACGGATCTGGTAGAAGCTGTTTTGCAAAAGACGGGCTATATGGAAGCCCTCACTGTGCAAGCAACATTAGAAGCTAATGCTCGAATAGAGAACTTGCAGGAATTTCTTTCTGTGACCAAGCATTTTGATGAGGAATCGGAGATGGAAGGTGAGTCAGGTCTGGATACCTTGAGCCGCTTCCTCAATGATCTAGCCCTGATTGCAGATACGGATGACGGAGACCGAGAGAGTTCAGAAGTGACCTTGATGACCCTACATGCGGCAAAGGGCTTGGAATTTCCGGTAGTATTTTTGATTGGAATGGAAGAAAATGTCTTCCCGCTCAGTCGGGCTGCTGAAGATGAGGATGAATTAGAAGAAGAACGCCGTTTGGCCTATGTGGGAATTACGCGGGCAGAAAAGCAGCTTTATTTAACAAATGCAAATTCACGCCTGCTCTTTGGTCGCAGTAGCTACAACCAGCCTAGTCGCTTTATTAGAGAAATATCGAGTAATTTGTTGGATTACCAAGGCTTAGCAAGACCTGCCAATACTGCTTTTAAGGCGTCCTACGTCAATGGTCAGATGAGCAAATTTGGTCAAGGTATGAGTTTACAGCAGGCCATTCAATCGCGCAAGTCTCAGATTCAGCCACGCAGTTTGGGAGAAGAGTTGCCTTTTGGAAAATCCAGCTCCTCTGCGCAAACAGACTGGGCAGTAGGCGACATTGCGGTTCACCGCAAATGGGGACGAGGAACGGTTCTTGAAGTGACTGGTAGCGGAGCGAGTCAAGAATTGAAAATCAATTTCCCAGACTTGGGGCTGAAAAAAGTCTTAGCCAGTCTCGCACCAATTGAGAAAGCAGACTAA